A stretch of Mobula birostris isolate sMobBir1 chromosome 30, sMobBir1.hap1, whole genome shotgun sequence DNA encodes these proteins:
- the LOC140190640 gene encoding LOW QUALITY PROTEIN: SH3 domain-binding glutamic acid-rich-like protein 3 (The sequence of the model RefSeq protein was modified relative to this genomic sequence to represent the inferred CDS: deleted 2 bases in 1 codon), protein MARLSLEVSVCICVWERETRSISSEMSIRVYYTTVAGSREVKSQQSEVTRVLDSKGIKYEMIDIAQNNALKEEMRSKSGNPSALPPQIFNGDQHCGGYEDFVEAVETNDVRKFLKLD, encoded by the exons ATGGCGAGGCTCAGCTTGGAAGTTAGTGTCTGT atctgtgtgtgggagagagagacacggAGTATCAGCAGCGAAATGAGTATAAGAGTGTATTACACAACCGTTGCCGGCTCCAGGGAG GTGAAATCCCAGCAGTCCGAGGTGACGCGCGTCTTGGACAGTAAAGGCATCAAGTATGAAATGATCGACATTGCACAGAATAACGCGTTGAAGGAGGAAATGAGGAGCAAGTCGGGAAACCCCAGTGCACTGCCTCCTCAGATCTTCAATGGTGACCAACATTGTGGG GGTTACGAGGATTTTGTGGAAGCTGTGGAAACAAATGATGTGCGGAAGTTTCTGAAGCTCGACTAA